The following coding sequences are from one Bacteroidia bacterium window:
- a CDS encoding DUF4412 domain-containing protein: protein MKSLAQIFVFVISITAFCVTLLGVSGNNIKVDSRKLKNVKSEKLSKSISPDDSKSFEGIIELLERSSFDTVSYQLTIKQNSVKLDKNIKNGKPEESLLFDLEKETITALHHYKKMYCNIPVNNYNKVSTNEYKIIKSNNTKIISGFNCQQWRVKNHTENTEITFWVTGKKYYFYQKFVQLWNKTDNCYQYFLTIPDANGFMPIQQIERTLLRDIKSSITVSKIINQTIDNSNFEIPKTYMLYSN from the coding sequence ATGAAATCACTAGCTCAAATATTCGTCTTTGTTATTTCAATTACTGCGTTTTGTGTAACATTATTAGGTGTTTCTGGAAATAATATTAAAGTAGATTCTAGAAAACTAAAAAATGTAAAATCAGAAAAACTAAGTAAATCAATATCACCCGATGATTCAAAAAGTTTTGAAGGAATAATTGAGTTGTTGGAAAGAAGTTCATTTGATACAGTTTCATATCAATTAACTATCAAACAAAATTCGGTAAAACTCGACAAGAATATTAAAAACGGTAAGCCTGAAGAGAGTTTATTATTTGATTTAGAAAAAGAAACAATTACAGCTTTACATCATTATAAAAAGATGTACTGTAATATTCCGGTTAATAATTACAATAAAGTATCAACAAATGAATATAAAATTATCAAATCAAACAATACTAAAATTATTTCTGGTTTTAATTGTCAGCAGTGGCGTGTAAAGAATCATACTGAAAATACGGAAATTACATTTTGGGTAACTGGGAAAAAATATTATTTCTACCAAAAATTTGTTCAGTTATGGAATAAAACTGATAATTGTTACCAGTATTTTCTAACTATTCCAGATGCCAATGGTTTTATGCCAATTCAACAAATAGAGAGAACTTTACTTAGAGATATTAAATCAAGTATAACAGTTAGCAAAATAATTAATCAAACAATTGATAATTCTAATTTTGAAATACCTAAAACATATATGTTATATAGCAACTAG
- a CDS encoding acetate uptake transporter → MKENSTEKNYNKTSNPAPLGLAGFGLTTILLNLHNVGAFPLDSIIMSMGFFYGGLAQIIVGIMEWKKDNTFGTAAFTSYGIFWISLIFIWVLPKMGLAEAPTNRAMGCYLAVWALFSFFLFLTTFKLYKALRIVFGLLVVLFVLLSAADFTENQLIKVIAGYVGIICGISALYSGMAQVLNEYYKRSVLPIGEIVTKVAVINTPLAKT, encoded by the coding sequence ATGAAAGAAAATTCAACAGAAAAAAATTATAATAAAACATCCAATCCTGCACCACTTGGTTTAGCCGGATTTGGTTTAACCACTATTTTACTAAACCTTCATAACGTGGGAGCATTCCCGTTAGATTCAATTATTATGTCAATGGGTTTCTTTTATGGGGGTCTTGCTCAAATAATCGTTGGAATTATGGAATGGAAAAAGGATAATACTTTTGGAACTGCTGCATTCACGTCATATGGAATTTTTTGGATTTCTTTAATTTTCATATGGGTATTACCTAAAATGGGCTTGGCTGAAGCACCCACAAACAGGGCAATGGGTTGCTATCTTGCAGTATGGGCTTTATTCTCATTCTTTTTATTTCTTACAACTTTTAAATTGTACAAGGCATTGAGAATAGTTTTTGGATTGCTTGTTGTTTTATTTGTGTTACTCTCAGCTGCAGATTTCACCGAAAACCAATTAATAAAAGTAATAGCAGGATATGTTGGAATTATATGTGGAATTTCAGCATTATATTCTGGTATGGCACAGGTTTTAAATGAATATTACAAGAGGTCTGTTTTGCCTATTGGTGAGATTGTTACAAAAGTAGCAGTAATAAATACTCCTTTAGCTAAAACATAA
- a CDS encoding immunoglobulin domain-containing protein, translating into MTVVGGDFTLAGGLPASNLAYWNGSVWVPIGTGCNGTIRTLELFDQYLYVGGDFTSIGGISANHIARFNGLVWEALGAGTDGPVNVIHHGSFLYAGGSFANAGGVSANNIASWNGTSWSAIGNGFDGPVYSILGIGTTITAAGSFINSGSTNVNNIAKWNGGSWIPFATGANNTIYSIEQVGSSIFACGSFTSAGAVSANNIAEWDGTNWLTLGNGLNNKGYCISSSGNDLVCGGLFSTAGINTSFYFGKYYSPPVIINQPGSYTKCFGDTLMLNVTVSSGLPLMYQWEKDGVPVGINNDTLLISSVISADAGIYTCVISNSVGTVSILPITVEVYSSPVFTTLIQDSAICVGSDISITAIVSGTLPIFYQWYKNSSSILSETNNTININNADISNGGSYFCVSQNVCGIDTTNTFVVTINTLPVTAFTGLSTDYCINGLNDTLQGTPAGGVFSGSGISGDVFSPVGLVGNHAITYTYIDVNGCTGVSTQMATVHTLTFVTFTGLNSEYCYNSIPDTLLASPMGGVFSGIGMSNNVFYASNVPFGNNAVYYSYTDINGCTNTKSQSTYIYGQTAFTYPALDTSFCENDLSDIVRVFPFGGYFTGVGMTDSTFIPQNAGVGSHNIFYHYTDGHSCLNIDSMTFIVHSLPVVNITDISTEYCKNAIPDILAGSPTGGTFTGSGIINNILDPNLLIPGTYSAYYTFTDSFGCANSDTAIFNIVNAITVLFSGISTFYCPYDSPDVMTGIPAGGIFSGPGVTGNTFSPSIAGSGIQTIVYSYDNLNGCFSYDSVDVTVDVLPNVIILPVSNICVGDDITLTAVSDAGTCVWNTLDTTHSIIVNPSITTDYSIVLYGLTCINSDTVTVTVNPLPVLNLGPDTSGCAPYIINAPGNLLSYNWSNGSTDSITTVNTTGNYSLTVTNNFNCNSTDEVFISVSPIPYFDLGNDLSISNTQTIIIGTTPSFSNYLWSTGSTQNFIVVNGQTAGFGVHNYSLTVYNDSGCSYTDSVAVNITNLGICDNYETTICSVFPNPASEYVKLLIPDNYKKLVCIDITTENGKRISELKKADIAGNEIIIDLSEFARGIYFVNFKSETEVISRKLIVN; encoded by the coding sequence ATGACTGTTGTTGGCGGAGATTTTACTTTGGCAGGTGGATTACCTGCAAGTAATCTGGCATATTGGAACGGTTCGGTTTGGGTTCCCATAGGAACCGGATGTAATGGAACTATTAGAACATTGGAATTATTTGATCAATATTTATATGTGGGTGGAGATTTTACTTCAATCGGAGGAATTTCTGCAAATCATATTGCACGTTTTAATGGTTTGGTTTGGGAAGCTTTGGGAGCAGGAACCGACGGACCGGTAAATGTTATACATCATGGAAGTTTTTTATATGCCGGTGGTAGTTTTGCAAATGCGGGCGGAGTTAGTGCAAATAATATTGCAAGCTGGAATGGCACTTCATGGTCAGCAATTGGTAATGGCTTTGATGGACCTGTTTACTCTATATTAGGTATTGGAACAACAATCACAGCTGCCGGTAGCTTCATTAACTCTGGGTCTACTAATGTAAATAATATTGCCAAATGGAATGGCGGTTCATGGATTCCTTTTGCAACCGGAGCAAATAATACAATTTATAGTATCGAACAAGTTGGTTCATCAATTTTTGCATGTGGTTCATTTACTTCTGCAGGTGCTGTTTCTGCAAATAATATTGCCGAATGGGATGGCACAAATTGGTTAACACTTGGCAATGGATTAAATAATAAAGGTTATTGTATTAGTAGTTCAGGAAATGATCTTGTTTGTGGAGGTTTGTTTAGTACTGCCGGAATAAATACTAGTTTTTATTTTGGTAAATATTACTCTCCTCCAGTTATTATAAATCAGCCCGGCAGCTATACTAAATGTTTTGGCGATACACTTATGTTAAATGTTACAGTTTCAAGTGGACTTCCTTTAATGTATCAATGGGAAAAAGATGGTGTTCCGGTTGGAATAAATAATGATACGTTGTTAATAAGTTCAGTAATTTCAGCCGATGCTGGTATTTATACCTGTGTGATTTCTAATTCTGTCGGAACTGTTTCAATACTACCTATCACTGTTGAAGTTTATAGTTCCCCTGTTTTTACTACATTAATTCAAGATAGTGCAATTTGTGTAGGCTCTGATATTAGTATTACTGCTATTGTAAGTGGAACTTTACCAATATTTTATCAGTGGTATAAAAATTCTTCAAGTATTTTATCTGAAACCAACAATACAATAAATATAAATAATGCAGATATTAGTAATGGTGGATCATATTTTTGTGTTTCTCAGAATGTATGTGGAATCGACACTACCAATACTTTTGTTGTAACAATTAATACATTACCTGTTACTGCTTTTACAGGTTTGTCAACAGATTATTGTATTAATGGTTTAAACGACACCCTTCAGGGAACTCCAGCAGGTGGAGTGTTTTCGGGAAGCGGAATTTCGGGAGATGTTTTTTCACCAGTTGGACTTGTAGGCAACCATGCAATTACTTATACTTATATTGATGTAAATGGATGTACAGGTGTTTCAACCCAGATGGCAACTGTTCATACTTTAACCTTTGTTACTTTTACCGGTTTAAATTCTGAATATTGTTACAATTCAATTCCCGACACTTTGTTAGCAAGTCCTATGGGAGGTGTATTTAGCGGAATAGGAATGAGCAATAACGTTTTTTATGCATCTAATGTGCCTTTCGGAAATAATGCCGTTTATTACTCTTATACAGACATTAATGGATGTACAAATACTAAAAGTCAATCCACTTATATTTACGGACAAACTGCATTTACTTATCCTGCATTAGATACTTCATTTTGTGAGAATGATTTATCCGATATTGTCAGGGTTTTTCCGTTCGGAGGATATTTTACAGGTGTAGGAATGACAGACAGTACTTTTATTCCACAAAACGCAGGAGTTGGTTCGCATAATATTTTTTATCATTACACAGACGGACATAGTTGTCTAAATATAGATAGTATGACTTTTATTGTTCATTCTTTACCTGTTGTTAATATTACTGATATATCAACAGAATATTGCAAAAACGCGATTCCTGATATACTCGCAGGCTCCCCTACTGGAGGTACTTTTACAGGTAGCGGAATTATTAATAATATTTTAGACCCAAATTTATTAATACCGGGAACTTATTCTGCATATTATACTTTTACAGATTCTTTTGGATGTGCAAATTCTGATACTGCTATTTTTAATATTGTAAATGCAATTACTGTTTTATTTTCAGGAATAAGTACTTTCTATTGTCCATACGATTCTCCTGATGTTATGACAGGAATACCAGCAGGTGGTATCTTTTCTGGCCCTGGAGTAACTGGTAATACATTTTCTCCTTCAATTGCTGGTAGTGGTATTCAAACAATTGTATATAGTTACGATAATTTAAACGGGTGTTTCTCTTATGATTCTGTAGATGTAACTGTTGATGTTTTGCCAAATGTTATTATTTTACCTGTCTCAAATATTTGTGTGGGCGATGATATTACATTAACTGCTGTTAGTGATGCCGGAACTTGTGTGTGGAATACACTTGATACAACTCATAGCATTATTGTAAATCCAAGTATTACTACCGACTATTCTATAGTATTATATGGTTTAACTTGTATTAATTCTGATACCGTTACGGTAACTGTTAATCCACTTCCAGTTTTAAATCTTGGACCCGATACATCCGGTTGTGCTCCATACATAATAAATGCACCGGGTAATTTATTATCTTATAATTGGTCAAATGGAAGTACAGATAGTATAACAACAGTTAACACAACAGGAAATTATAGCCTAACTGTAACAAATAACTTTAACTGCAATTCAACTGATGAGGTATTTATAAGTGTTTCGCCAATACCTTATTTTGATTTAGGAAACGACCTTTCGATTAGTAACACTCAAACAATAATAATTGGTACAACTCCATCATTTAGCAATTACTTATGGAGTACTGGCAGCACTCAGAATTTTATTGTTGTTAATGGCCAGACTGCAGGATTTGGTGTTCATAATTATAGTCTTACTGTATATAATGATAGTGGATGTAGCTATACCGATTCAGTTGCAGTTAATATTACAAATCTTGGAATTTGCGATAATTATGAAACCACAATATGTTCAGTTTTTCCTAATCCTGCATCGGAATATGTTAAGCTTTTAATTCCTGACAATTATAAAAAGCTTGTTTGCATTGATATAACAACTGAGAATGGTAAAAGAATATCGGAGCTAAAAAAAGCTGATATTGCTGGCAATGAAATAATAATTGATTTGTCTGAATTTGCAAGGGGAATTTATTTTGTTAATTTTAAATCTGAAACTGAAGTAATATCACGTAAATTAATAGTAAATTAA
- a CDS encoding cache domain-containing protein, with amino-acid sequence MNGKREMIKELTNSAWSILSKYENDERNGLLSREDAQNTAVSRIQYLRYGEENKDYFWITDMYPVMIMHPYRSDLNKKDLSNLTDPHGKKLFVEFVKTVKKSEHGYVDYMWQWKDDSLHIVPKLSYVKIFKPWGWVIGTGIYIEDVKKEITALTNKLLLISIGISILIAFLLIFISQQSLKIERKRITAENDLDESKEKYKTLVEAATEGLIMLIDGKISFANAVISRMTGYESSSLINVSFIEFISENNNKEVFETFSKQSVKDGLYEIKLKKKSGEYIDVLITSSTANFHQKAVNIIIVKDISIDRNLNLSSLDYQKLISTLNIGFFRATIDTKGKFLFANDTAIRILGYNNFKELSNTYILEMLASSEDRKTLRNSLLKNGVIKNKTLKIQKKNNDYIMVSVTLIAFNSENAKELICDGIIEDITVQENEKRESNTLISNLKLSSFLIEQPVRPFVIPQNSIDSDSTIADAVKILTNRKTDILLITKNDKDYIGVVTNSDIQKRVLALNLHLENPVYLIMSSPVNYITESCSVCEALNICEDKNINHLVVKNEKQEVSGILKISDINMNLKNSLSFFIENVKNSFTREEIKQNYKNLNLLVKPLINSEIAVKNITVINSTFSDVVINKIIDLTIKEIGEPPVSFSFICMGSEGRREETLYTDQDNAIIYEDVPKENEIIVSEYFNRLGEKICDSLNYIGYSFCKGNIMAKNQQWCKPISVWEKYFINWLSTPEPQNLLDATIFFDFRNIYGNEAFSERLRKTISHFINEQPLFLYHLAYNTFNIKSQQISSGNIITEKNAEMIDLKNAINPLIMFARTYALQNNIWCTNTIDRLNELKAKQIITSSTIDEILFAYNYLMKLRFKNQISLIEENLPLSNSFSTKKLIEMELFVLKKVLSLIPAYQNKMGVDFRITN; translated from the coding sequence ATGAATGGTAAGCGGGAAATGATTAAAGAGCTAACCAATTCTGCCTGGAGCATATTATCAAAATATGAAAATGATGAAAGAAATGGATTGTTGTCACGTGAAGATGCACAGAATACTGCTGTTTCAAGAATCCAATACTTGCGTTACGGAGAAGAAAATAAAGATTATTTCTGGATTACAGATATGTATCCTGTAATGATAATGCATCCATACCGTTCAGATTTAAATAAAAAGGACTTGTCAAACTTAACTGATCCGCATGGTAAAAAATTATTTGTAGAATTTGTTAAAACTGTAAAAAAATCTGAACATGGATATGTAGATTATATGTGGCAGTGGAAAGATGATTCGCTTCATATTGTTCCAAAATTATCATATGTTAAAATTTTTAAACCCTGGGGATGGGTTATCGGAACAGGTATTTATATTGAAGATGTAAAAAAAGAAATTACTGCGCTTACAAATAAATTGCTGTTAATTTCAATTGGAATCTCAATACTGATTGCTTTTCTACTAATTTTTATTTCTCAACAAAGTTTAAAAATTGAACGAAAAAGAATTACAGCCGAAAATGATTTGGATGAATCTAAAGAGAAATATAAAACCCTGGTTGAAGCTGCAACAGAAGGCTTAATAATGCTCATCGATGGAAAAATTAGTTTTGCAAATGCTGTAATAAGCAGAATGACTGGTTATGAAAGTTCAAGCCTAATAAATGTTTCATTTATTGAATTTATTAGCGAAAATAATAATAAAGAAGTTTTTGAAACTTTTTCTAAACAAAGTGTAAAAGATGGACTTTATGAAATAAAACTTAAAAAGAAAAGTGGAGAATATATAGATGTTCTTATTACATCTTCTACTGCAAATTTTCACCAGAAAGCTGTTAATATAATTATTGTAAAAGATATATCTATTGACAGAAATTTAAATCTTTCAAGTTTAGATTATCAGAAACTTATAAGTACATTAAATATTGGTTTTTTCAGAGCAACAATCGATACCAAAGGAAAATTTCTTTTTGCAAATGATACAGCAATTAGAATTTTAGGTTATAATAACTTTAAGGAATTGTCAAACACATATATACTAGAGATGCTTGCAAGTTCTGAAGATAGAAAAACTCTGAGAAATAGTTTATTGAAAAATGGAGTAATAAAAAATAAAACTCTAAAAATTCAAAAGAAGAACAATGATTATATAATGGTTTCTGTTACATTGATTGCGTTTAATAGCGAAAATGCAAAAGAATTAATATGTGATGGTATTATTGAAGATATCACAGTACAGGAAAATGAAAAGCGTGAATCAAATACATTAATATCAAATCTTAAGTTAAGTAGCTTTTTAATTGAGCAACCTGTTAGACCTTTTGTTATTCCTCAAAACAGTATTGATTCTGATTCTACAATAGCTGATGCTGTGAAAATATTAACAAATAGAAAAACAGATATTTTGTTAATTACAAAAAATGATAAAGACTATATCGGAGTTGTTACTAATAGTGATATTCAAAAAAGAGTACTTGCTCTAAATCTGCATTTAGAAAATCCGGTGTATCTAATAATGAGTTCTCCGGTTAATTATATAACAGAGAGCTGTTCGGTGTGCGAGGCTTTAAATATTTGTGAAGATAAGAACATAAATCACCTTGTTGTAAAAAACGAAAAACAGGAGGTTTCAGGTATTCTTAAAATAAGTGACATTAATATGAATTTAAAAAATTCATTGTCCTTCTTTATCGAAAATGTTAAGAATTCTTTTACAAGGGAAGAGATAAAACAGAATTATAAAAATTTAAATTTGCTTGTAAAGCCTTTAATTAACAGTGAAATTGCGGTTAAGAATATTACTGTTATTAATTCTACTTTTTCTGATGTAGTAATAAATAAAATAATAGATTTAACAATTAAAGAAATTGGTGAACCTCCGGTTAGTTTCTCTTTTATTTGTATGGGTAGCGAAGGAAGGAGAGAGGAAACATTATATACTGATCAAGATAATGCTATTATTTATGAGGATGTTCCAAAAGAAAATGAAATTATAGTTAGTGAGTATTTTAATAGGTTGGGAGAAAAAATTTGCGATTCATTAAATTATATAGGATATTCTTTTTGTAAAGGGAACATTATGGCAAAGAATCAGCAATGGTGCAAACCAATTAGTGTATGGGAAAAATATTTTATTAACTGGTTATCTACTCCCGAACCTCAGAATCTTCTTGATGCCACTATCTTTTTTGATTTTAGAAATATCTACGGAAATGAGGCATTCTCCGAAAGATTAAGAAAAACTATAAGTCATTTTATTAATGAACAACCTTTATTTTTATATCATTTAGCATACAATACATTTAATATAAAATCTCAACAGATTTCTTCAGGAAATATTATAACAGAAAAAAATGCTGAGATGATTGATTTAAAAAATGCCATTAATCCTTTAATTATGTTTGCAAGAACATATGCTTTACAAAATAATATTTGGTGTACAAATACAATTGATAGGTTAAATGAATTAAAAGCAAAACAGATAATAACTTCAAGTACTATAGACGAAATACTTTTTGCTTACAATTATTTAATGAAATTAAGGTTTAAGAACCAAATATCTTTAATTGAGGAGAATCTTCCATTGTCAAATTCTTTCAGCACAAAAAAACTTATAGAAATGGAATTGTTCGTATTAAAAAAGGTGCTTTCGTTAATTCCTGCATATCAAAATAAGATGGGTGTTGATTTTAGGATAACAAATTAA
- a CDS encoding cation acetate symporter: MIYEVSNLAIIIFVFIVGLVLGLSFYFARKTKSAASYYAAGGKIHWAVNGIAFAGDYLSAASFLGICGMIAYSGYDGFLYSIGYLAGWVVALFLVAEPLRKLGKYTFTDALDSRFNSKSIKLTAAISTLIVSIFYLIPQMVGAGDLVVPLLGLPHWMGVVIVGSIVIFIVATAGMTSTTYVQFIKGALLVVFSTILTIYILNNGLTLTPNANYHKFDLIAANVTNDTVVAIPDSTCIVKTTKVVDKLVFVKVNKKGADCWYHLNKKDDSANLEEMLYITVLPNGDKLYNGAPKSANKFYQVGHLSKIIVDGKEVDKTGPVGPFQFIKTIENSEIVRFSKKAFTDGEEKVTVYYQKVTSGKDVMKPGLLYKLSAAAGATFWDKLNFLSLMLALFLGTSALPHILIRYYTVPSQRAARKSTIVAIAAIGFFYVLTLYMGLGSMINGVLDVESSNMSGPLLAKSIGVGLFSIISAIAFATVLGTVSGLIVASSGAIAHDFIDKYLKVEMTDKGKVKAGKIAAFCVGVFAILLGILFKGMNVSFLVGLAFAVAASANLPAILFLLFWKKTTAKGISWSIVVGIISSIGIILFSPTMWEKYGLIPKDAPIPLDNPGIISIPLAVIALVVVSLMTQKDNSTKDFSK, from the coding sequence ATGATTTACGAAGTATCAAATTTAGCTATAATAATTTTTGTATTTATAGTGGGCTTAGTGTTAGGATTGTCCTTTTATTTCGCCCGTAAAACAAAATCTGCTGCAAGTTATTATGCTGCCGGCGGAAAAATTCATTGGGCTGTTAATGGTATTGCATTTGCCGGAGATTATTTGTCTGCTGCATCATTTCTGGGAATATGCGGAATGATAGCTTATTCCGGTTATGATGGTTTTTTATATTCAATAGGATATTTGGCAGGTTGGGTAGTTGCATTATTTCTGGTTGCCGAACCATTAAGAAAACTAGGAAAATATACTTTTACAGATGCACTTGACTCAAGATTTAATTCTAAATCTATTAAACTTACTGCTGCAATAAGTACATTAATTGTTTCAATATTTTATCTGATTCCACAAATGGTTGGAGCTGGTGATTTAGTAGTACCATTGCTTGGATTACCACATTGGATGGGTGTTGTAATTGTTGGCTCAATTGTTATTTTTATTGTTGCAACAGCAGGTATGACTTCTACTACTTATGTTCAATTTATTAAAGGTGCATTACTGGTAGTTTTTTCAACAATACTTACAATATACATATTAAATAATGGATTAACATTAACTCCAAATGCAAATTATCACAAATTTGATTTAATTGCTGCTAATGTAACAAATGATACAGTTGTTGCCATACCTGACTCAACATGTATTGTAAAAACAACTAAAGTAGTTGACAAGTTGGTTTTTGTTAAGGTTAATAAAAAGGGAGCAGATTGTTGGTATCATTTAAATAAAAAAGATGATAGCGCAAATCTAGAAGAAATGCTTTATATTACTGTGTTGCCAAATGGTGACAAATTATATAACGGAGCTCCAAAATCTGCAAATAAATTTTATCAGGTTGGACATTTAAGTAAAATAATTGTTGATGGTAAAGAAGTAGACAAAACAGGTCCTGTTGGTCCTTTTCAATTTATAAAGACTATTGAAAATAGCGAAATTGTTCGCTTTTCTAAAAAAGCATTTACTGATGGTGAAGAAAAAGTAACTGTTTATTACCAAAAAGTAACATCTGGCAAAGATGTTATGAAACCTGGTCTGTTATACAAATTATCAGCTGCAGCAGGTGCAACTTTCTGGGATAAATTAAACTTCTTATCTCTTATGCTTGCATTATTTTTAGGAACATCTGCATTACCTCATATTTTAATCAGATATTATACTGTACCAAGTCAACGTGCAGCCAGAAAATCAACTATTGTTGCAATTGCAGCAATTGGATTTTTCTATGTGCTAACATTATACATGGGATTAGGTTCAATGATTAACGGCGTATTGGATGTAGAAAGTAGTAATATGTCAGGTCCTCTTTTAGCCAAATCTATTGGAGTAGGATTATTCTCAATAATTTCTGCTATTGCTTTTGCTACAGTGCTTGGAACTGTTAGTGGACTAATTGTAGCTTCGTCTGGTGCTATTGCTCACGACTTTATTGATAAATATCTGAAGGTAGAAATGACAGATAAAGGCAAGGTAAAAGCAGGAAAAATTGCCGCATTCTGTGTTGGTGTTTTTGCAATTTTATTGGGAATATTGTTTAAAGGTATGAATGTTTCATTTCTTGTTGGATTAGCTTTTGCAGTTGCAGCTTCGGCAAATTTGCCAGCAATTTTATTCTTGTTGTTCTGGAAAAAAACAACAGCAAAAGGTATATCATGGTCTATTGTTGTAGGTATTATTTCTTCTATTGGCATTATTCTATTCTCACCAACCATGTGGGAAAAATATGGCCTGATACCTAAAGATGCTCCAATACCTTTGGATAATCCTGGTATTATCTCTATACCACTTGCAGTAATAGCTTTAGTTGTTGTTTCGTTAATGACACAAAAAGATAATTCAACAAAAGACTTTAGTAAATAA
- a CDS encoding DUF485 domain-containing protein: MLHEPTNVIETDNAAPKKAKLGVILFIVYTLIYAGFVAIGLTKPELMGLELIGGQNIAIIYGFGLIVLAIVMGFIYNYFCTRMENKMNKK; the protein is encoded by the coding sequence ATGCTTCACGAACCAACTAATGTTATTGAAACCGATAATGCAGCTCCCAAAAAAGCTAAATTAGGGGTAATACTGTTTATTGTTTACACATTAATTTATGCAGGATTTGTAGCTATAGGTCTTACTAAGCCCGAATTAATGGGACTAGAGTTAATAGGCGGACAAAACATTGCTATTATCTATGGATTTGGATTAATAGTACTTGCTATAGTTATGGGATTTATATATAACTATTTCTGCACAAGAATGGAGAACAAAATGAATAAAAAATAA
- a CDS encoding metallophosphoesterase encodes MKIQYCSDLHLEFDHNNKYISKNPLLVNGDILILAGDIVPLHDEFFKDSFFSFIADNYKKVFWVPGNHEFYHKDLSEFSNSYNIKLRSNINIVHNIELEYENIKFIFSTLWSKISSNNEKNIEQSVSDFDCIEKKEKKIRASDFNKLHNESLSFITQALANKENKTVVVTHHLPSNLCNSNIHNNSPINEAFCIDLTEYIESCDANFWIYGHSHYNQKPLFIGNTILLTNQLGYVHCNEHGKFKHNANFSI; translated from the coding sequence ATGAAAATTCAATATTGCTCTGACTTACACCTTGAATTTGACCATAACAATAAATACATTAGCAAAAACCCACTTTTGGTAAACGGAGATATCTTAATATTAGCTGGTGATATTGTTCCGCTTCATGACGAATTCTTTAAAGATTCTTTTTTCAGTTTTATTGCAGACAATTATAAAAAAGTATTCTGGGTGCCAGGCAACCATGAGTTTTATCATAAAGACCTTTCTGAATTTAGTAATTCCTATAATATTAAATTAAGAAGTAATATTAACATCGTTCACAATATTGAATTAGAATATGAAAACATTAAGTTTATTTTTAGTACCTTATGGTCTAAAATAAGCAGTAATAATGAAAAGAATATTGAACAAAGTGTTTCTGATTTTGATTGTATCGAGAAAAAGGAAAAAAAGATCAGAGCTTCCGATTTTAATAAATTACATAACGAAAGCCTGAGTTTTATAACCCAAGCCTTAGCAAACAAAGAAAACAAAACGGTTGTAGTAACACATCATCTACCTTCAAATCTTTGCAACTCTAACATTCATAACAATAGTCCAATTAACGAAGCTTTTTGTATTGACTTAACAGAGTATATCGAGAGCTGCGATGCAAATTTCTGGATATACGGCCATAGTCATTATAACCAAAAACCATTATTTATTGGGAATACCATTTTGCTTACAAATCAATTAGGATATGTTCATTGCAATGAACATGGAAAATTCAAACATAATGCAAACTTCTCTATATAG